A genomic segment from Triticum dicoccoides isolate Atlit2015 ecotype Zavitan chromosome 1A, WEW_v2.0, whole genome shotgun sequence encodes:
- the LOC119285416 gene encoding putative E3 ubiquitin-protein ligase RING1a isoform X2, translating into MPAQKRPHPSPDADDAHVQEEEEAAAAAAAGAAGSGTEGGAPNGGSAELAKDGGGGDSDAGEDDEDEEQQRRKQQKQEDEHEEGGGSGGDDEDADDSPSSESDAADVDEFILVKLMDIRKEVQCPICLGIIRKTRTVMECLHRFCRDCIDKSMRLGNNECPACRTHCKSRRSLRDDPNFDALILALYPDIDKYEEEELAFGEEEKTRNKKIQDSIAETFRRQTEALVKKRSNAKAIASTRKTRGSMRTKKRGRTSSPDNAPTDIDDDEREENGNDGSKESSSVDDRSPDVKMKRARRWPVPRSSPAKNIGSVDSSYEENDDLGGARDILATSPLRGEMLAWGKNGTRSQTRHGSAGGSSGRMVKGGRVAKLVDHLRNADEFDTKFNLYLALTPLDGQSMPKLEKSYLSCQPTFSVSHLCQFVALQLSRQAAEVEIYFRKNSMNGSLKTEDTSADDEAKPERLDGLERLKEDNSLSELYPKLASGVGDLELLYSVKAQA; encoded by the exons ATGCCCGCGCAGAAGCGCCCGCACCCGTCGCCCGACGCGGACGACGCCCacgtccaggaggaggaggaggctgccgctgccgctgccgccgggGCCGCCGGCTCCGGCACGGAGGGCGGAGCGCCCAACGGGGGCTCCGCGGAGCTGGCCAaggacggtggcggtggcg ATTCCGATGCGGGGGAGGACGACGAGGACGAGGAGCAGCAGCGGCGGAAGCAGCAGAAGCAGGAGGATGAGCACGAggaaggcggcggcagcggcggggacGACGAGGACGCCGACGACAGCCCGTCGTCGGAGAGCGACGCCGCCGACGTGGACGA GTTTATACTGGTGAAATTGATGGATATACGGAAGGAAGTGCAGTGCCCTATATGCTTAG GCATTATCCGGAAAACAAGAACGGTTATGGAGTGTTTGCACCGGTTTTGTAGGGACTGCATTGATAAATCCATGCGGCTTGG AAATAATGAATGCCCTGCATGCCGCACCCACTGCAAGAGCAGACGTTCCTTGAGGGATGATCCTAATTTTGACGCTTTAATTCTAGCTTTATATCCAGACATTGACAAGTACGAGGAAGAG GAACTTGCTTTTGGTGAAGAAGAGAAGACTCGCAACAAAAAG ATTCAAGATTCCATTGCTGAAACATTTCGAAGACAAACAGAAGCACTTGTGAAGAAGCGCTCCAATGCAAAAGCAATAGCTTCTACAAGAAAGACCCGTGGGAGTATGCGGACAAAGAAGAGAGGACGGACTAGCTCTCCTGATAATGCCCCAACTGACATTGATGACGACGAGAGAGAAGAAAATGGCAATGATGGCAGCAAAGAATCGTCTTCTGTTGATGATCGTTCACCAGATGTCAAGATGAAAAGAGCTCGGAGGTGGCCTGTGCCACGATCATCCCCTGCTAAGAATATTGGCAGTGTTGATAGCAGCTACGAGGAGAATGATGATTTGGGAGGTGCCAGAGATATCTTGGCCACTTCTCCACTGCGGGGAGAGATGCTTGCCTGGGGCAAAAATGGCACCCGCAGTCAAACTCGACATGGCAGTGCCGGTGGCTCCAGTGGAAGGATGGTCAAGGGTGGGCGTGTTGCCAAGTTGGTGGATCATCTCCGTAATGCTGATGAATTTGATACTAAG TTCAACCTGTACCTCGCTCTAACTCCGCTTGATGGACAAAGCATGCCTAAACTGGAAAAGTCCTATCTCAGCTGCCAGCCAACATTCTCTGTTAGCCACCTATGCCAG TTTGTTGCTCTTCAGCTGTCACGGCAAGCCGCAGAGGTGGAGATATACTTCAGGAAGAACTCCATGAACGGGTCGCTTAAAACCGAAGACACCAGCGCAGACGACGAGGCAAAACCGGAGCGGCTCGACGGCCTGGAAAGGCTCAAGGAGGATAATTCGCTTTCAGAGCTTTACCCTAAGCTTGCCTCTGGTGTTGGGGACCTG GAGCTGCTGTACTCTGTGAAAGCACAAGCCTAG
- the LOC119285416 gene encoding putative E3 ubiquitin-protein ligase RING1a isoform X1, with product MPAQKRPHPSPDADDAHVQEEEEAAAAAAAGAAGSGTEGGAPNGGSAELAKDGGGGGGDSDAGEDDEDEEQQRRKQQKQEDEHEEGGGSGGDDEDADDSPSSESDAADVDEFILVKLMDIRKEVQCPICLGIIRKTRTVMECLHRFCRDCIDKSMRLGNNECPACRTHCKSRRSLRDDPNFDALILALYPDIDKYEEEELAFGEEEKTRNKKIQDSIAETFRRQTEALVKKRSNAKAIASTRKTRGSMRTKKRGRTSSPDNAPTDIDDDEREENGNDGSKESSSVDDRSPDVKMKRARRWPVPRSSPAKNIGSVDSSYEENDDLGGARDILATSPLRGEMLAWGKNGTRSQTRHGSAGGSSGRMVKGGRVAKLVDHLRNADEFDTKFNLYLALTPLDGQSMPKLEKSYLSCQPTFSVSHLCQFVALQLSRQAAEVEIYFRKNSMNGSLKTEDTSADDEAKPERLDGLERLKEDNSLSELYPKLASGVGDLELLYSVKAQA from the exons ATGCCCGCGCAGAAGCGCCCGCACCCGTCGCCCGACGCGGACGACGCCCacgtccaggaggaggaggaggctgccgctgccgctgccgccgggGCCGCCGGCTCCGGCACGGAGGGCGGAGCGCCCAACGGGGGCTCCGCGGAGCTGGCCAaggacggtggcggtggcggtggcg ATTCCGATGCGGGGGAGGACGACGAGGACGAGGAGCAGCAGCGGCGGAAGCAGCAGAAGCAGGAGGATGAGCACGAggaaggcggcggcagcggcggggacGACGAGGACGCCGACGACAGCCCGTCGTCGGAGAGCGACGCCGCCGACGTGGACGA GTTTATACTGGTGAAATTGATGGATATACGGAAGGAAGTGCAGTGCCCTATATGCTTAG GCATTATCCGGAAAACAAGAACGGTTATGGAGTGTTTGCACCGGTTTTGTAGGGACTGCATTGATAAATCCATGCGGCTTGG AAATAATGAATGCCCTGCATGCCGCACCCACTGCAAGAGCAGACGTTCCTTGAGGGATGATCCTAATTTTGACGCTTTAATTCTAGCTTTATATCCAGACATTGACAAGTACGAGGAAGAG GAACTTGCTTTTGGTGAAGAAGAGAAGACTCGCAACAAAAAG ATTCAAGATTCCATTGCTGAAACATTTCGAAGACAAACAGAAGCACTTGTGAAGAAGCGCTCCAATGCAAAAGCAATAGCTTCTACAAGAAAGACCCGTGGGAGTATGCGGACAAAGAAGAGAGGACGGACTAGCTCTCCTGATAATGCCCCAACTGACATTGATGACGACGAGAGAGAAGAAAATGGCAATGATGGCAGCAAAGAATCGTCTTCTGTTGATGATCGTTCACCAGATGTCAAGATGAAAAGAGCTCGGAGGTGGCCTGTGCCACGATCATCCCCTGCTAAGAATATTGGCAGTGTTGATAGCAGCTACGAGGAGAATGATGATTTGGGAGGTGCCAGAGATATCTTGGCCACTTCTCCACTGCGGGGAGAGATGCTTGCCTGGGGCAAAAATGGCACCCGCAGTCAAACTCGACATGGCAGTGCCGGTGGCTCCAGTGGAAGGATGGTCAAGGGTGGGCGTGTTGCCAAGTTGGTGGATCATCTCCGTAATGCTGATGAATTTGATACTAAG TTCAACCTGTACCTCGCTCTAACTCCGCTTGATGGACAAAGCATGCCTAAACTGGAAAAGTCCTATCTCAGCTGCCAGCCAACATTCTCTGTTAGCCACCTATGCCAG TTTGTTGCTCTTCAGCTGTCACGGCAAGCCGCAGAGGTGGAGATATACTTCAGGAAGAACTCCATGAACGGGTCGCTTAAAACCGAAGACACCAGCGCAGACGACGAGGCAAAACCGGAGCGGCTCGACGGCCTGGAAAGGCTCAAGGAGGATAATTCGCTTTCAGAGCTTTACCCTAAGCTTGCCTCTGGTGTTGGGGACCTG GAGCTGCTGTACTCTGTGAAAGCACAAGCCTAG